Proteins found in one Pyrus communis chromosome 15, drPyrComm1.1, whole genome shotgun sequence genomic segment:
- the LOC137718482 gene encoding uncharacterized protein, translating to MASSAPPSSSAGVQNSKKSLGLIANAVKRKDSFIQFFAMTGILLLSVRSLGQKYRLHNLQEDTTALKEEQEALAERTRNIKRDLLHEASLEPTGLFASRLRLLFGERE from the coding sequence ATGGCATCATCAGCACCACCAAGCTCCTCCGCGGGCGTCCAGAACTCAAAGAAATCGTTGGGGCTCATAGCAAATGCTGTGAAGCGCAAGGACAGCTTCATCCAGTTCTTCGCAATGACTGGAATTCTGCTGCTGAGCGTCAGATCGCTGGGCCAGAAGTACCGCCTCCACAATCTTCAGGAGGACACGACGGCTCTCAAGGAGGAGCAGGAAGCCCTAGCCGAGCGCACGAGGAACATCAAGCGGGACCTCCTCCACGAGGCCTCTCTCGAACCCACTGGTCTCTTCGCTTCCAGGCTTCGCCTTCTCTTTGGAGAACGAGAGTGA